Proteins from a single region of Megachile rotundata isolate GNS110a chromosome 7, iyMegRotu1, whole genome shotgun sequence:
- the LOC100878120 gene encoding protein croquemort isoform X1 produces the protein MRPWTNKFLGLGLFGLLLIVSGTILYFSSPAIFHHILQKELPLTPTSKAFEVWNDTSSLPPMYLKIHFFNWTNPEELLTKGTKPNLVEVGPYVFREIRQKADVVFHPENHTVSYLYRRWWFFEPELTNGSLNDSITQLNTVAISAKHKVRFWDGTFQTTLSFMLTTTKIHVTKTVDELLFSGYDDSLIRLGKLAAMGEDIPPFDKFGWFYMRNGSTVFDGHFNMDTGVHDISQFGVLRKWNHKDTTKFFKSPCNVIEGSAGEFWPPYRRKDEISLFSGDLCRPLTFDYAQTTYHMGMEGYRYILSEKTLGNNTRRRYPHDQAKYFEQTTTTEDFFDADHSAESTDLPEEDPDVVNIGNCFCNGRCTPAGLMNVSACRYGAPVFISLPHFNRADPSLRERINGVDPQDDHDFFITLEPTTGIPLKVSAKLQVNILLEPSKTVSLFRSVPTLYFPVLWFSLDVEATQSFVDELKKLLSFPDVCMYVGMIMILVGSLIIFTVALLYLLNRQRANTLTSDKTTKLEMIGSGEKSELVYMDKNSSNEDSHVRNDRKLYPSSIECFNVDLQSKLQNQK, from the exons ATGAGGCCTTGGACCAACAAATTCCTCGGCCTTGGGCTCTTCGGTCTGTTACTGATCGTGTCTGGCACCATTCTGTACTTCTCTTCGCCAGCCATCTTTCACCACATCCTCCAAAAA GAACTACCGTTGACACCGACGTCAAAGGCGTTCGAGGTATGGAACGACACGAGCAGTTTGCCACCGATGTATTTAAAGATTCACTTCTTCAACTGGACGAATCCGGAAGAACTGCTGACTAAAGGGACGAAGCCTAACCTCGTGGAAGTTGGACCTTACGTGTTTCG GGAGATCAGGCAAAAGGCAGACGTGGTGTTCCATCCCGAGAATCATACGGTCAGCTACTTATATCGACGGTGGTGGTTCTTCGAACCGGAATTAACCAACGGCTCTTTGAATGACTCTATCACGCAGTTAAACACCGTCGCAATA TCGGCCAAACACAAAGTACGTTTTTGGGACGGCACGTTTCAAACTACTTTGTCGTTCATGTTAACCACGACGAAGATACACGTCACGAAGACGGTGGACGAACTTCTGTTCTCCGGTTACGACGATTCTCTCATCAGGTTAGGAAAATTAGCAGCTATGGGGGAGGACATACCACCGTTTGACAAGTTCGGTTGGTTTTATATG AGAAACGGGTCCACGGTATTCGACGGGCACTTCAACATGGACACCGGTGTCCACGACATCAGCCAATTCGGAGTTTTGAGAAAGTGGAATCACAAGGACACGACGAAATTTTTTAAGAGCCCGTGCAACGTGATAGAAGGGAGTGCCGGCGAATTCTGGCCTCCTTATCGCCGGAAAGACGAGATCTCCCTGTTCAGCGGCGACTTGTGCAG ACCATTGACATTCGATTACGCACAGACGACTTATCACATGGGCATGGAGGGTTATCGGTATATACTGAGCGAGAAAACATTGGGAAACAACACCAGAAGACGCTACCCTCATGATCAAGCGAAATACTTCGAGCAGACAACAACCACCGAAGACTTCTTCGACGCCGATCACTCGGCGGAAAGCACGGATCTTCCGGAAGAGGATCCGGACGTTGTAAATATAGGAAATTGCTTTTGCAACGGAAGATGCACCCCTGCTGGACTGATGAACGTCAGCGCGTGTCGATACGGTGCACCCGTGTTTATTAGCCTACCTCACTTCAATAGGGCTGATCCCAGCCTCAGGGAACGAATCAATGGGGTCGATCCGCAAGACGATCATGACTTTTTCATCACCCTCGAACCG ACGACTGGAATTCCTCTCAAAGTTTCCGCCAAATTGCAGGTCAACATTCTGCTAGAACCATCAAAGACAGTGTC ACTTTTCAGATCCGTCCCAACCTTATATTTCCCAGTATTATGGTTCTCGTTGGATGTGGAAGCCACTCAGAGTTTCGTCGACGAGTTGAAAAAGCTTCTGTCTTTCCCCGACGTCTGCATGTATGTCGGAATGATCATGATTCTCGTTGGGTCTCTAATAATTTTCACCGTAGCGCTATTGTACCTGTTAAACAGACAACGCGCAAACACACTGACTAGTGACAAG ACCACCAAATTGGAAATGATAGGTTCTGGAGAGAAGTCGGAACTGGTATACATGGACAAAAATAGCAGCAACGAAGATTCTCATGTAAGAAACGATCGCAAATTGTATCCAAGTTCGATCGAATGTTTCAACGTAGATCTACAGTCGAAGCTACAGAACCAAAAGTAG
- the LOC100878235 gene encoding protein FAM151B isoform X1, whose translation MKGATTTVTSLLLLAAFRKFLFIQTLSNKSCRSRSKQSRLIGVHRKWEAAMCDVSTDPKSYFPQIKGNLTQIVWAHAVNSQADLAKALESAEIMMLEADVVLGKHNSNSSSTNTSQTIPIMAHPPKTESDLSLQEFLMAVIDKKNVSKGIKLDFKTTDAFNASKLILDNLRNDMKFPVFLNADILPGPLNANATPVDAKQFVSQAKMVPNCTLSLGWTTNYVCKNDSTDCWYTEEQVQQMIDLVKEQNVSQPITYPVRAGLVANNVTTIKSLLEKSSNLNKDVTLTIWSSDGDTVNAKELSSLIKDVGVEKVYVDVPKDLMEKLNISAASSIGVTAMTMVVSLITVFISTIM comes from the exons ATGAAGGGTGCCACGACCACCGTAACCAGTCTTCTGCTGCTCGCAGCCTTTCGTAAGTTTCTGTTTATTCAAACGTTATCGAACAAATCGTGTCGTTCGCGCTCGAAACAGTCGCGGTTGATCGGAGTGcaccgaaaatggg AAGCTGCCATGTGCGATGTCAGCACGGATCCGAAGAGCTACTTTCCTCAGATCAAAGGCAATTTGACGCAAATCGTCTGGGCCCATGCCGTCAACAGTCAGGCTGATCTCGCCAAGGCGCTCGAATCAG CTGAAATCATGATGCTGGAAGCGGACGTGGTACTCGGAAAACATAATTCGAACAGCAGCAGCACGAACACTAGTCAGACAATACCGATAATGGCTCATCCACCAAAAACCGAGAGCGATTTGTCGCTGCAAGAATTCCTCATGGCCGTGATCGACAAGAAAAACGTGAGCAAGGGCATCAAGTTAGATTTCAAGACCACCGATGCCTTCAACGCGAGCAAACTTATCCTGGATAATCTTCGCAATGAC ATGAAATTCCCCGTGTTTCTTAACGCGGACATTCTTCCTGGACCGCTGAACGCGAACGCGACGCCGGTGGATGCCAAGCAGTTTGTGTCTCAAGCGAAAATGGTGCCCAATTGCACGTTGTCTCTTGGATGGACCACCAA CTACGTGTGCAAAAACGACAGCACCGATTGTTGGTACACGGAAGAGCAAGTGCAGCAAATGATCGACCTCGTGAAGGAGCAGAACGTGTCTCAGCCGATAACTTACCCTGTAAGAGCCGGTCTAGTCGCGAATAATGTCACCACGATCAAGTCTCTGCTGGAGAAGAGTTCCAACCTGAACAAAGACGTAACCCTGACCATCTGGTCGAGCGATGGCGACACGGTGAACGCGAAAGAGTTATCCAGCTTGATCAAGGATGTCGGCGTCGAAAAAGTGTACGTCGACGTACCAAAGGACTTGATGGAGAAGTTGAACATCTCGGCAGCGTCCAGCATCGGTGTCACCGCGATGACAATGGTGGTGTCTTTGATCACCGTCTTCATCTCGACGATCATGTGA
- the LOC100878235 gene encoding protein FAM151B isoform X3 gives MDLCLHPKVEAAMCDVSTDPKSYFPQIKGNLTQIVWAHAVNSQADLAKALESAEIMMLEADVVLGKHNSNSSSTNTSQTIPIMAHPPKTESDLSLQEFLMAVIDKKNVSKGIKLDFKTTDAFNASKLILDNLRNDMKFPVFLNADILPGPLNANATPVDAKQFVSQAKMVPNCTLSLGWTTNYVCKNDSTDCWYTEEQVQQMIDLVKEQNVSQPITYPVRAGLVANNVTTIKSLLEKSSNLNKDVTLTIWSSDGDTVNAKELSSLIKDVGVEKVYVDVPKDLMEKLNISAASSIGVTAMTMVVSLITVFISTIM, from the exons ATGGATTTATGTTTGCACCCGAAAGTTG AAGCTGCCATGTGCGATGTCAGCACGGATCCGAAGAGCTACTTTCCTCAGATCAAAGGCAATTTGACGCAAATCGTCTGGGCCCATGCCGTCAACAGTCAGGCTGATCTCGCCAAGGCGCTCGAATCAG CTGAAATCATGATGCTGGAAGCGGACGTGGTACTCGGAAAACATAATTCGAACAGCAGCAGCACGAACACTAGTCAGACAATACCGATAATGGCTCATCCACCAAAAACCGAGAGCGATTTGTCGCTGCAAGAATTCCTCATGGCCGTGATCGACAAGAAAAACGTGAGCAAGGGCATCAAGTTAGATTTCAAGACCACCGATGCCTTCAACGCGAGCAAACTTATCCTGGATAATCTTCGCAATGAC ATGAAATTCCCCGTGTTTCTTAACGCGGACATTCTTCCTGGACCGCTGAACGCGAACGCGACGCCGGTGGATGCCAAGCAGTTTGTGTCTCAAGCGAAAATGGTGCCCAATTGCACGTTGTCTCTTGGATGGACCACCAA CTACGTGTGCAAAAACGACAGCACCGATTGTTGGTACACGGAAGAGCAAGTGCAGCAAATGATCGACCTCGTGAAGGAGCAGAACGTGTCTCAGCCGATAACTTACCCTGTAAGAGCCGGTCTAGTCGCGAATAATGTCACCACGATCAAGTCTCTGCTGGAGAAGAGTTCCAACCTGAACAAAGACGTAACCCTGACCATCTGGTCGAGCGATGGCGACACGGTGAACGCGAAAGAGTTATCCAGCTTGATCAAGGATGTCGGCGTCGAAAAAGTGTACGTCGACGTACCAAAGGACTTGATGGAGAAGTTGAACATCTCGGCAGCGTCCAGCATCGGTGTCACCGCGATGACAATGGTGGTGTCTTTGATCACCGTCTTCATCTCGACGATCATGTGA
- the LOC100878235 gene encoding protein FAM151B isoform X2 has translation MKGATTTVTSLLLLAAFQAAMCDVSTDPKSYFPQIKGNLTQIVWAHAVNSQADLAKALESAEIMMLEADVVLGKHNSNSSSTNTSQTIPIMAHPPKTESDLSLQEFLMAVIDKKNVSKGIKLDFKTTDAFNASKLILDNLRNDMKFPVFLNADILPGPLNANATPVDAKQFVSQAKMVPNCTLSLGWTTNYVCKNDSTDCWYTEEQVQQMIDLVKEQNVSQPITYPVRAGLVANNVTTIKSLLEKSSNLNKDVTLTIWSSDGDTVNAKELSSLIKDVGVEKVYVDVPKDLMEKLNISAASSIGVTAMTMVVSLITVFISTIM, from the exons ATGAAGGGTGCCACGACCACCGTAACCAGTCTTCTGCTGCTCGCAGCCTTTC AAGCTGCCATGTGCGATGTCAGCACGGATCCGAAGAGCTACTTTCCTCAGATCAAAGGCAATTTGACGCAAATCGTCTGGGCCCATGCCGTCAACAGTCAGGCTGATCTCGCCAAGGCGCTCGAATCAG CTGAAATCATGATGCTGGAAGCGGACGTGGTACTCGGAAAACATAATTCGAACAGCAGCAGCACGAACACTAGTCAGACAATACCGATAATGGCTCATCCACCAAAAACCGAGAGCGATTTGTCGCTGCAAGAATTCCTCATGGCCGTGATCGACAAGAAAAACGTGAGCAAGGGCATCAAGTTAGATTTCAAGACCACCGATGCCTTCAACGCGAGCAAACTTATCCTGGATAATCTTCGCAATGAC ATGAAATTCCCCGTGTTTCTTAACGCGGACATTCTTCCTGGACCGCTGAACGCGAACGCGACGCCGGTGGATGCCAAGCAGTTTGTGTCTCAAGCGAAAATGGTGCCCAATTGCACGTTGTCTCTTGGATGGACCACCAA CTACGTGTGCAAAAACGACAGCACCGATTGTTGGTACACGGAAGAGCAAGTGCAGCAAATGATCGACCTCGTGAAGGAGCAGAACGTGTCTCAGCCGATAACTTACCCTGTAAGAGCCGGTCTAGTCGCGAATAATGTCACCACGATCAAGTCTCTGCTGGAGAAGAGTTCCAACCTGAACAAAGACGTAACCCTGACCATCTGGTCGAGCGATGGCGACACGGTGAACGCGAAAGAGTTATCCAGCTTGATCAAGGATGTCGGCGTCGAAAAAGTGTACGTCGACGTACCAAAGGACTTGATGGAGAAGTTGAACATCTCGGCAGCGTCCAGCATCGGTGTCACCGCGATGACAATGGTGGTGTCTTTGATCACCGTCTTCATCTCGACGATCATGTGA
- the LOC100878120 gene encoding protein croquemort isoform X2 — translation MYLKIHFFNWTNPEELLTKGTKPNLVEVGPYVFREIRQKADVVFHPENHTVSYLYRRWWFFEPELTNGSLNDSITQLNTVAISAKHKVRFWDGTFQTTLSFMLTTTKIHVTKTVDELLFSGYDDSLIRLGKLAAMGEDIPPFDKFGWFYMRNGSTVFDGHFNMDTGVHDISQFGVLRKWNHKDTTKFFKSPCNVIEGSAGEFWPPYRRKDEISLFSGDLCRPLTFDYAQTTYHMGMEGYRYILSEKTLGNNTRRRYPHDQAKYFEQTTTTEDFFDADHSAESTDLPEEDPDVVNIGNCFCNGRCTPAGLMNVSACRYGAPVFISLPHFNRADPSLRERINGVDPQDDHDFFITLEPTTGIPLKVSAKLQVNILLEPSKTVSLFRSVPTLYFPVLWFSLDVEATQSFVDELKKLLSFPDVCMYVGMIMILVGSLIIFTVALLYLLNRQRANTLTSDKTTKLEMIGSGEKSELVYMDKNSSNEDSHVRNDRKLYPSSIECFNVDLQSKLQNQK, via the exons ATGTATTTAAAGATTCACTTCTTCAACTGGACGAATCCGGAAGAACTGCTGACTAAAGGGACGAAGCCTAACCTCGTGGAAGTTGGACCTTACGTGTTTCG GGAGATCAGGCAAAAGGCAGACGTGGTGTTCCATCCCGAGAATCATACGGTCAGCTACTTATATCGACGGTGGTGGTTCTTCGAACCGGAATTAACCAACGGCTCTTTGAATGACTCTATCACGCAGTTAAACACCGTCGCAATA TCGGCCAAACACAAAGTACGTTTTTGGGACGGCACGTTTCAAACTACTTTGTCGTTCATGTTAACCACGACGAAGATACACGTCACGAAGACGGTGGACGAACTTCTGTTCTCCGGTTACGACGATTCTCTCATCAGGTTAGGAAAATTAGCAGCTATGGGGGAGGACATACCACCGTTTGACAAGTTCGGTTGGTTTTATATG AGAAACGGGTCCACGGTATTCGACGGGCACTTCAACATGGACACCGGTGTCCACGACATCAGCCAATTCGGAGTTTTGAGAAAGTGGAATCACAAGGACACGACGAAATTTTTTAAGAGCCCGTGCAACGTGATAGAAGGGAGTGCCGGCGAATTCTGGCCTCCTTATCGCCGGAAAGACGAGATCTCCCTGTTCAGCGGCGACTTGTGCAG ACCATTGACATTCGATTACGCACAGACGACTTATCACATGGGCATGGAGGGTTATCGGTATATACTGAGCGAGAAAACATTGGGAAACAACACCAGAAGACGCTACCCTCATGATCAAGCGAAATACTTCGAGCAGACAACAACCACCGAAGACTTCTTCGACGCCGATCACTCGGCGGAAAGCACGGATCTTCCGGAAGAGGATCCGGACGTTGTAAATATAGGAAATTGCTTTTGCAACGGAAGATGCACCCCTGCTGGACTGATGAACGTCAGCGCGTGTCGATACGGTGCACCCGTGTTTATTAGCCTACCTCACTTCAATAGGGCTGATCCCAGCCTCAGGGAACGAATCAATGGGGTCGATCCGCAAGACGATCATGACTTTTTCATCACCCTCGAACCG ACGACTGGAATTCCTCTCAAAGTTTCCGCCAAATTGCAGGTCAACATTCTGCTAGAACCATCAAAGACAGTGTC ACTTTTCAGATCCGTCCCAACCTTATATTTCCCAGTATTATGGTTCTCGTTGGATGTGGAAGCCACTCAGAGTTTCGTCGACGAGTTGAAAAAGCTTCTGTCTTTCCCCGACGTCTGCATGTATGTCGGAATGATCATGATTCTCGTTGGGTCTCTAATAATTTTCACCGTAGCGCTATTGTACCTGTTAAACAGACAACGCGCAAACACACTGACTAGTGACAAG ACCACCAAATTGGAAATGATAGGTTCTGGAGAGAAGTCGGAACTGGTATACATGGACAAAAATAGCAGCAACGAAGATTCTCATGTAAGAAACGATCGCAAATTGTATCCAAGTTCGATCGAATGTTTCAACGTAGATCTACAGTCGAAGCTACAGAACCAAAAGTAG